TTCGCTTCATGGCAATCACCTCGCTGTCGTCGATATATTTTCATCATAGCGACGCGCGACCGATTTTCAATCCTCGTGGATCGCCAGCCGGTACAAGGGTCCGATCAGCAACACCACGCACACCATGCGCGAGACGTGGAAAGCAGTGACGATCGGCACGCCCAGGTGCAGCACGCGCGCCGTCAGCGACATCTCGGCAATGCCGCCCGGCGAGGTCGCCAGGATCGCCACGCCGGGATTGATGCCGGCCAGCGCCGCCAGCCCGGAGCCGAAGCCGGCGCCCAGCACCATCATCACCAGTGTGCAGAGCGCCACGCTGGCCATGTAGCGCGGCGCCGTGTGCACGAACGCCGGCGTGAAGCGCGTCCCGAGCGAGACGCCGATGAACAGCTGGCCGAGGCGGATCATCCACTCGGGCAGCCGGCTCAGATGGATGCCGCACGCCGTCAGCGCCAGCGCCACGAACAGCGGGCCGATCACCCACGCATTCGGCACGTCGATGCGCATCAGCGCGAAGGCGCCGAGCACCGTCAGCGCAACGAGGATCAGCAGGAAGCCGTAGTGGACCTGCGCCGCGCCGGGCACGTACATGTCGAGGCCCGGCCCGAGTCCATGCCCGCTCCACCAGCGGATCGCGTAGGGAATGGTCGCCACCACCATCATGATGCGCAGGCTGTGCGCGGCGGCCACGCGTTCGACCGCGGCGCCGTGGCGCTCGCCCTGCGCCGCCATCTCGGAGGCGCCGCCCACCGCCATCGCGAAGAACGCGGTCACCTTGTCGACGCCGGACAGGCGCTGCAGCAGCCTGCCGGACAGCGCCCCCAGCACCATCGCGAACAGCACCGCAAGCACGATCCAGCCGGCGTAGGAAGCCAGCACCGCCAGCACCGGCGCCGTGAAGTACAGCCCGAGCGCGGTGCCGATCGCCCACTGCCCGGCCCAGCGCACCTGCAGCGGCGCATGCAGCGGCGCGCCCAGCATGCAGGCCGCGGCGGTGGAGAACAGCGGCCCGATCATCCACGGAAGCGGCGTGTCGAGCCAGACGCATAGCTGTGCCGCGATGAACGCGAGCAGCAGTGCGCCGAGCAGCGGCAACCGCTCGTTCGGCTTCAAAATACCCAGAGCTTATCGGCCGGCATGTGCAGCCAGTAGTTGCCCGGCTCGAGGCGGTACTTCGAGTAGGCGCGCAGGCTCAATTCGCCGCGCGTGAACAGGCACTCCCAACGGTCGCCCAGGTACATGCAGGTCAGGAGCGGCAGTTCGAGCGCGTTGTCCACCGGGGTCGGGCTGACGCGCACTTCCTCCACGCGGATCAGCGGCTGCACGTCGGCGCCGGTGTTCGCGCCGCGCGCCGTGCCCTGCAACGCCACGCCGTCGACCACCAGCTGGACCTGCGCGCCATCGCGGCTGACCACCTTGCCCGGCAGGCGGTTGTTACTGCCCATGAATTCGGCGGTGAACAGCGTGTCCGGCGTCTCGTACATGCTTTGCGGGCTGCCCTGCTGTTCGATCTTGCCGTTATTGAGCAGCAGGATGCGGTCCGAAATCGCCATCGCTTCGGCCTGGTCGTGCGTGACCATCAGCGCCGACAGCCCCAGGCGGACGATCAGCTCGCGCAGGAAGGCGCGCGCTTCCTCGCGCAGCTTGGCGTCGAGGTTCGACAGCGGCTCGTCGAGCAGGATCACCGGCGGGTTGTACACCAGCGCGCGCGCAATCGCCACGCGCTGCTGCTGGCCGCCCGACAGCTGGTGCGGGAAGCGCGCGCCGAGGTGGCCGAGGCCAAGCTGCGACAGCACCTCGTTGACCTTCCCTTCGATCTCGCTCTTTCCCATCTTGCGCAGCTTCAGTCCGTAGGCGACGTTGTCGAACACAGTCTTGTGCGGCCACAGCGCGTACG
This window of the Massilia sp. R2A-15 genome carries:
- a CDS encoding AbrB family transcriptional regulator gives rise to the protein MKPNERLPLLGALLLAFIAAQLCVWLDTPLPWMIGPLFSTAAACMLGAPLHAPLQVRWAGQWAIGTALGLYFTAPVLAVLASYAGWIVLAVLFAMVLGALSGRLLQRLSGVDKVTAFFAMAVGGASEMAAQGERHGAAVERVAAAHSLRIMMVVATIPYAIRWWSGHGLGPGLDMYVPGAAQVHYGFLLILVALTVLGAFALMRIDVPNAWVIGPLFVALALTACGIHLSRLPEWMIRLGQLFIGVSLGTRFTPAFVHTAPRYMASVALCTLVMMVLGAGFGSGLAALAGINPGVAILATSPGGIAEMSLTARVLHLGVPIVTAFHVSRMVCVVLLIGPLYRLAIHED
- a CDS encoding ABC transporter ATP-binding protein → MNELSVNELHLDYGSGATANPILKGVSMHLQRGEVVALLGPSGSGKTTLLRAVAGLESPKQGTIDIGERRVFDGAAGLEMPAEARNLGLVFQSYALWPHKTVFDNVAYGLKLRKMGKSEIEGKVNEVLSQLGLGHLGARFPHQLSGGQQQRVAIARALVYNPPVILLDEPLSNLDAKLREEARAFLRELIVRLGLSALMVTHDQAEAMAISDRILLLNNGKIEQQGSPQSMYETPDTLFTAEFMGSNNRLPGKVVSRDGAQVQLVVDGVALQGTARGANTGADVQPLIRVEEVRVSPTPVDNALELPLLTCMYLGDRWECLFTRGELSLRAYSKYRLEPGNYWLHMPADKLWVF